The nucleotide window CCACTCGCCGGCACCGTCGAGCGAGGGCATCTCTCCCTCGACGTGGGGCCGTACGGGCGCGTGCGCCAGCCGCCGCACCACGTTGCCGTCCCCCACCAGCGTGTCGAGCACGAGCCCGATCGCGCCCGCGGCCACCGCGCCGAGCAGGAGCTGTTTCGCCATCATGGTGCCTGCCTTCCGTTCCGGCCGGGGTTGCCGCGGCGCGGAGATCCAGCCGCCGGGATCCCAGCGGCCAGCCTCGGGTTCACCGGCCTCCGCCCGTCGCGGCCTGGACGATCAGGTTCGCGACCTCGCGCGGGTGCGAGAGGAACGGCACGTGGCTCGAGCGGATCTCGGTGACCCGGGCGTGCATGCGGTTCGCGTAGAACCGCTCCAGCTGCGGGTTGATCGCGTGGTCCTGCAGCGTGAGCACGTACCAGCTCGGGATCGTCTTCCACGCCGCCGTGGGAGACGACTGCCCGAAGATGGCGCCGGCGATGGGCTTCTGCGCGACCGCCATCGCCCGTGTCTGCGCGAGCGGGAGGTCGGCCGCGAACACGTCGTGGTACTTCGCCGGGTCGATGTACACGAAGCCGGCGGCGTCGGGCGCCGATGCCGTGCCCAGGTCGGACGGGTACTGCTGGAGGAACGCGGCCAACGGCTCGCCGGCCTCGGGCGCGAAGGCGGCGATGTACACCAGCGCGCGGACGTGCGGGTTCCCCGCCGCGGCGGCGGAGATCACGGCGCCGCCGTAGCTGTGGCCCACCACCACGACCGGGCCGGCCTGGGCATCGATCACCCGTTTCGTCGTCTCCACGTCGCCGGCCAGCGACGCCAGCGCGTTCTCGACCGCGATCACGCGGTAGCCGCGCTGCTGCAGGAGCGTGATGACGGGCAGCCACCCGGACGCGTCGGCGAAGGCGCCGTGCACCAGCACGATCGTCGGCTTGTCCGCGCCCGCGGCGGGCGCCGGCGCGGACTGCTGGGCGTGGGACGCGGCCGAGCCGGCCAGCGTCGCCAGCAGCAGGGCCGTTCCAGCCTGGATGATGCGCATGGTCCGCTTCCTCGGCGAAGGGGTGATGGTGCCGGGTGCTGAGTGCCGAGTGCCGAACGGCAGGTGCGATATGGATTCCGGCAACTCAGCACTGGGCACCTGGCACTTGCTGTTCAGCGCAGCGACCGGAACGCCGCCCGCATCTCGCCCACGAAGAAGGCCGGCTGCTCCCACGCGGCGAAGTGGCCGCCCTTCGGGAGCCGGTTGTAGTGGATGAGCCGGGGATACGCCCGCTCCGCCCAGCTGCGCGGCGCCGCGTAGAGCTCGTCGGGGAAGACGCTCACCGCCACCGGGATCCTGATCCCCCTCGGGTCGAAGAAGCCTCCCGTCGCGGGGTGTGCGTTGTCCCAGTAGAGGCGCGCCGAGGAGAGCGCGGTGTTCGTCACCCAGTAGAGCGTGACGTTGTCGAGGACGTCGTCCCTCGTCAGCCCCTCCGTCCCTCCGGCGAAGACGCGGGCGATCAACTCCTGGCTGCGCGCGTCGTGGTCGATCATCCACGCCGCCAGTCCGACCGGCGAGTCGACGATCCCGTACAGCGTCTGCGGGCGGTTGGACATCTCGTTGGCGTAGCCCAGCCCGTTCTTGTAGAAGAAGTCCAGCTGGTCCCACGCGTGGCGCTCTTCGGGGGTGAGATCGGCGGGCGGCGGCTGGTTGAACGCCATCGCCCTGGAGATGTCGGCCGGGACCGTGGCCGGCATGTTGGTGTGGATGCCGAGCAGCCCCGGCGGCTCCTGCACGGCCATCCGCTCCGTGACGGCATTCCCCCAGTCGCCGCCCTGCGCCACGTACCGCGTGTAGCCCAGGCGCTGCATCAGCGTGGCCCACGCGCGGGCGATGCGCGGCGGGCTCCACCCGGTTGCCGGCGGCTTCCCCGAGAAGCCGTAGCCCGGCAGCGACGGGATCACGACGTGGAACGCGTCCGCCGCGCTCCCCCCGTGCGCCGTGGGATCGGTCAGCGGCTCGACCACCTTCAGCTGCTCGATGACCGACCCGGGCCATCCGTGCGTGATGATGATCGGGAGCGCGTTCTCGTGGTTCGACCGGGCGTGGATGAAGTGGATGTCCAGCCCGTCGACCTCCGTGATGAACTGCGGCAGGGCGTTCAGCCTCGCCTCGGCCCTGCGCCAGTCGTAGCCGCTCGCCCAGTAGCGCGCGAGCGCCTGCATCGTCGCCAGCTGCACGCCCTGGGACGAGTCGCTGACCTGTTCCCGTTCGGGCCACCTCGTCGCGGCGACGCGCCTGCGCAGGTCGGCGAGCTCCGCGTCCGGGATGTTCACGCGGAACGGACGAATGGCGGGATCGGTCACCTCGCTGACCGTCAGCGGTGTGTCCAGCTTCACGACGTCGGTCATGGCATCAACCCTCCTGGAAAGCGCGAGAAGGCCGGGCGCGGCCGTGGCCGCGGCGGCCAGAAAGCGGCGGCGGGTGAATCCGGGCGGCTCTGGCATATGAGTGGCCTCCGTAGGAGGTGAAACCGTCAGGCGGCGGACGACGGGTACGCGAGCCGCGTCGTCCACCGCCCGGCGCTGCATCAGCGTAGTTGCCTGAACGCCGCGCGCAGCTCCGCCGCGAACAGCCGCGGCTGTTCCCACGCCGCGAAGTGGCCTCCTCGGTCGACCTGGTTGTAGTAGATCAGCCTGGGATACGCCCGCTCCGCCCAGCTCCGCGGGGCTTGGTACTGCTCGCCAGGAAAGACGGTCACGGCCGCGGGGATCTTGACGCCTTTGACGTTGAAAAAACCGCCCTTGTATTCCCAATAGAGACGAGACGCGGAAACCGCCGTGTTCGTCAGCCAATACAGCGTGATGTTGTCGAGGATCTCGTCGCGCGTCAGTTCGCCGGTGGCGCTCGTGGTCCGGTTCAGCGCGGTGAGCACCGCGGCCGCGGGCTGGCCGTCACCGTCACCATGGTCCAGCAGATAGGCAGCCAAGCCGACGGGTGAATCGGCAAGTCCGTACAAGGTCTGAGGCCGACTTGCCATCAGCTGATAAATTGCGATGTGCTTGTACGTAAAGATGAGCTGCTCGTAGGCGCGTTGTTCCTCCGCTGACAGACCGGACGGGGGCGGCTCGCCGGCCAGGCTCGCCTTGTCGACATCGGCCGGAACCACGCCTGGCATGTTGGTGTGGATGGCGAGCAACCCCGCCGGTGACTGCACGCCCATGTAGTCGACGACGAACGCGCCCCAGTCACCGCCCTGGGCCACGTAGCGCGTGTAGCCGAGGCGCCTCATCAGCTCCGCCCAGGCTCTGGCCATACGCTCGGGGCCCCAGCCGGTGCTCGCCGGCTTGCCGGAAAACCCGTAGCCCGGCATGGACGGAATCACCACATCGAACGCGTCCGCCGCGCCGGCGCCGTAGGCCGTGGGATTGGTCAGCGGGTCGATGATCTTCAGCTGCTCGATGATCGAGCCCGGCCATCCGTGGTTGACGACGAGGGGCAACGCGTTCGGGTGCTGCGAGCGTACGTGGATGAAATGGATGTCGAGGCCATCGATGTTGGTGATGAATTGCGGGAGGGCGTTCAGTCTTGCCTCGACCTTGCGCCAGTCGTACTCCGTTCCCCAGTAGCGCGCGAGTGCCTGCATGGTCGCCGACTGCACGCCCTGCGACGTGTCGGCAACCGTTTCCCGTTCGGGCCACCGAGTCGCGGCGATACGTCTGCGCAACTCGGTGAGCTCCGCTTCCGGCACATTGAAGTGAAACGGACGAATCTCGGGATCGGTCACCTCGCTGACCGTCAGCGGTGTGTCCAGCTTCACGGTGTCGGTCATGGCGTCAACCCTCCTGGAAAGGGCGAGAAGGCCGGGCGCGGTCGCGGCCGCGGCGGCCAGGAAGCGGCGGCGGGTGAAAGCGGGCGGCTCTGGCATGCGGTGCCTCCTTCGGGCGGGTGGCCATGTCTGACCTCTCTTTCTCCAGCCGGGACCAGGGGCGATCCTCGCCGCGACTGACGGCTCGGCAGCGATCACCTGGCCGGCACGAGGAGCGGCTTTCCTTTCTCGACGACATAGGTCGCGAGCTCCGCCGCGTTGCCGCTGCCGACGTTCGTCACCGCGTGGATCGCCCCGGACGGGATAAACAGGACGTCGCCCGCGCCGAGCGTCACCGGCGGCCTGCCATCGAGCCGATACTCAAGCCGGCCTTCGATCGCATAGACGATCTCCTCGCCCGGATGGCTGTGCCTGGGTGCCACCACCCCGGGGGCGAAATCGACGCGCACCTGCACGACCTCGCGCCCGGGAACGCTCAGATCGTGGCGCTGGAGGTCGGTGCGCCGGACGCCCTCCTGCTGCGCCGGCGCCCCCTGCAGCGCCAGCCCGCTTCCGGCGATCAGCGCCGCCACGGCCATGATTCGCGTCGTCCTCACGTGAAGCTCCTTTCGTCCTGCGAACCCGGTATGCAGGTCGAGCCCGCACATCACGCCGATCGCTTCACCCGACCGGCGCTGCCTGCTCCTGCGCCAGCCCGGGTAAGTGGTCGCCGAAGCGCATCTCCAGGTCGCTGCGCGTGCCGATCCCCAGTTCCATCAGCTTCATCGCTCTGACCTTTGCTCCCGGCCAGGCGAAGGCACCCTGGAACGTCGACCTCGTCGCGTTCAGGTCGTCGGCGTCGGGGAGGGCGTGGCGGTTGATGATCCGCTTCGCCTCTGCCAGCGCCTGCTTGTCGAACGAAGCCAGGCGCTCGGCCAGACCCGTCACGAAGGCGTCCAACCGGGCATCCGGCAGGGCGCGGTTGATCCAGCCGTAGCGCTCGGCGGTCACCGCGTCGAAATCATCGGCGCCCAGCACGATCTCGAGGGCCCGGGCGCGTCCGGCCAGCAAGGGGAGGCGTTCCATCGCGCCGCCCCCGGGAACCAGGCCGACGCCCACCTCCGGCTGTCCGAGAATTGCCCGTTCGATGCTGGCGAAGCGCATGTCGCAGGCGAGGGCGATCTCGCTCCCGATGCCGCGCGCCCGGCCACGGATCAGCGCGATGCTGACCACGGGCGCCTGCGCGAGGCGCAGGCTGATGTCGGTCCAGGAGGGCGCCGCCTCCGTACCCGGGCCGGCCGGCCGCGTAGCCGCTGGCGAGGTCCCAATGGGCCAGGAAGAAGTCGTGGTCCGCACTTTCAAGGACCACCACCTTGACCTCCTGCGCCGTCTCCAGCTCGGACACGAGCGCATCGAGATCGCGCAACGTCTCCGGATCGACCTGGTTGATCGGCGGATGGTCGAAGGTGACCCGCCAGAACGCCGGTGATGCGCGATCGATCGTCAGCTGTCCGTATGCGTGGGCCATGACAGTTCTCCTTGGGAGAGGGCCCGTTCTCGAGCGTTCGAGCCCGATCCCTGTCGATCGGCACGGCAGGCGACGCGCACGTCGAGGCGCCTCGCCACCGCCTGCCGGTGAGCTACCGCAACGACCTGAACGCCGCGCGCAGCTCCGCCGCGAAGAGCTCCGGCTGCTCCCACGCGGCGAAGTGGCCGCCCCGGTCGACCTTGTGGAAGTAGATCAGGTTGGGATAGGCACGCCGGGCCCAGCTCTCCGGTGGCAGGTAGGCGTCCTCCCCGAACAGCGTGATCGCCACGGGCAGCGTGATCTCGCTGGTCTTCCAGGCGGACGCGACCACGATGCTCCGTCCGTGGTTCTCCCAGTACAGCCGGCCGGCCGACGTCGCGCTGTTGGTGAGCCAGTACAGCGTGAAGTCGTCGAGCACGTCGTCCTTCGTCAGCGTCTGCCGGGGATCGTCGCCGTAGCTCCACTTCGCGAAGCCGGGGTGCACGAGCAGGAAGCCCGCGAGACCGGCGGGAGAGTCCGCCATGCCGTAGCCCACGGCCTGGGGCTGGAAGGTCAGCATGGTGAAGTACGCCAGGCGGCCCGACCTTGCGCCCGCGAGGCTCGCGTCGAACGCGGCGCGCTCCTGCTCGGAGAGCCCCGCCGGCGCGGGGCCGCCCATCGCCAGCGCCCCGGCCACTTCGGGCGGCACGGCCGGCGGC belongs to Longimicrobium sp. and includes:
- a CDS encoding cupin domain-containing protein, translated to MAALIAGSGLALQGAPAQQEGVRRTDLQRHDLSVPGREVVQVRVDFAPGVVAPRHSHPGEEIVYAIEGRLEYRLDGRPPVTLGAGDVLFIPSGAIHAVTNVGSGNAAELATYVVEKGKPLLVPAR
- a CDS encoding enoyl-CoA hydratase/isomerase family protein, with product MVSIALIRGRARGIGSEIALACDMRFASIERAILGQPEVGVGLVPGGGAMERLPLLAGRARALEIVLGADDFDAVTAERYGWINRALPDARLDAFVTGLAERLASFDKQALAEAKRIINRHALPDADDLNATRSTFQGAFAWPGAKVRAMKLMELGIGTRSDLEMRFGDHLPGLAQEQAAPVG
- a CDS encoding alpha/beta fold hydrolase — its product is MPEPPAFTRRRFLAAAAATAPGLLALSRRVDAMTDTVKLDTPLTVSEVTDPEIRPFHFNVPEAELTELRRRIAATRWPERETVADTSQGVQSATMQALARYWGTEYDWRKVEARLNALPQFITNIDGLDIHFIHVRSQHPNALPLVVNHGWPGSIIEQLKIIDPLTNPTAYGAGAADAFDVVIPSMPGYGFSGKPASTGWGPERMARAWAELMRRLGYTRYVAQGGDWGAFVVDYMGVQSPAGLLAIHTNMPGVVPADVDKASLAGEPPPSGLSAEEQRAYEQLIFTYKHIAIYQLMASRPQTLYGLADSPVGLAAYLLDHGDGDGQPAAAVLTALNRTTSATGELTRDEILDNITLYWLTNTAVSASRLYWEYKGGFFNVKGVKIPAAVTVFPGEQYQAPRSWAERAYPRLIYYNQVDRGGHFAAWEQPRLFAAELRAAFRQLR
- a CDS encoding alpha/beta hydrolase, whose protein sequence is MRIIQAGTALLLATLAGSAASHAQQSAPAPAAGADKPTIVLVHGAFADASGWLPVITLLQQRGYRVIAVENALASLAGDVETTKRVIDAQAGPVVVVGHSYGGAVISAAAAGNPHVRALVYIAAFAPEAGEPLAAFLQQYPSDLGTASAPDAAGFVYIDPAKYHDVFAADLPLAQTRAMAVAQKPIAGAIFGQSSPTAAWKTIPSWYVLTLQDHAINPQLERFYANRMHARVTEIRSSHVPFLSHPREVANLIVQAATGGGR
- a CDS encoding epoxide hydrolase, which translates into the protein MTDVVKLDTPLTVSEVTDPAIRPFRVNIPDAELADLRRRVAATRWPEREQVSDSSQGVQLATMQALARYWASGYDWRRAEARLNALPQFITEVDGLDIHFIHARSNHENALPIIITHGWPGSVIEQLKVVEPLTDPTAHGGSAADAFHVVIPSLPGYGFSGKPPATGWSPPRIARAWATLMQRLGYTRYVAQGGDWGNAVTERMAVQEPPGLLGIHTNMPATVPADISRAMAFNQPPPADLTPEERHAWDQLDFFYKNGLGYANEMSNRPQTLYGIVDSPVGLAAWMIDHDARSQELIARVFAGGTEGLTRDDVLDNVTLYWVTNTALSSARLYWDNAHPATGGFFDPRGIRIPVAVSVFPDELYAAPRSWAERAYPRLIHYNRLPKGGHFAAWEQPAFFVGEMRAAFRSLR